A stretch of Desulfobacter hydrogenophilus DNA encodes these proteins:
- a CDS encoding WecB/TagA/CpsF family glycosyltransferase: MMNKKCDILKMSVDVTSYSETINHILLWSKLKVGKYICVSNIHMCMETYDDPYFCKKVNDADLVVPDGKPLVWAQKLLGNKNALQVRGSDLLLHVCNMAEINGIPIGLYGGTLKSLTDFKNFLKKNFPDLKISFFAAPPFRELTKDEDQNYIKEINTSEARILFVGIGCPKQENWMVAHKNSLTCVMIGVGAAFDFFSGQKKHAPRWMQKSGLEWVFRLVSDPKRLWKRYMKHNPRFMYFFLCQLCREK; this comes from the coding sequence ATGATGAATAAAAAGTGTGACATTCTAAAAATGAGCGTTGATGTAACTTCATATTCTGAAACTATAAATCACATTTTGCTTTGGTCTAAATTAAAAGTTGGAAAGTATATATGTGTATCCAATATTCATATGTGTATGGAGACATATGATGATCCATATTTTTGTAAGAAAGTAAACGACGCTGATCTTGTCGTCCCTGACGGTAAGCCACTCGTCTGGGCTCAAAAGCTTCTTGGTAATAAAAATGCTCTGCAGGTAAGAGGTTCCGATCTGCTTCTACATGTTTGTAATATGGCTGAAATAAACGGTATTCCTATCGGCCTTTATGGCGGTACACTCAAAAGTCTTACAGATTTTAAAAATTTTTTAAAAAAGAATTTTCCAGATCTTAAAATTTCATTTTTTGCTGCTCCTCCGTTTCGAGAACTGACAAAGGATGAAGATCAAAATTATATTAAGGAAATAAATACATCGGAAGCAAGAATTTTGTTTGTCGGCATTGGATGCCCTAAGCAGGAAAACTGGATGGTTGCCCATAAAAATTCTTTAACTTGTGTAATGATCGGGGTAGGAGCGGCATTTGATTTTTTTAGTGGACAGAAAAAGCATGCGCCTCGGTGGATGCAGAAATCCGGGTTGGAATGGGTATTTAGGCTGGTAAGTGATCCCAAACGCCTTTGGAAAAGATATATGAAGCATAATCCCAGATTCATGTATTTTTTTTTATGCCAGCTTTGCCGTGAGAAATGA
- a CDS encoding glycosyltransferase family 4 protein, with product MENEKKMLEDRGHLVYTFFIHSKEIKEYRFTDKLLLLPRIVYNEKILKKIKKNIAGKKIDIVHIHNIWPLVSPSVFFLFNKLNIPYLQTIHNYRYLTANALLYKDDVRPPGNRLVIKRRKYNCYKSSWILTFMYWLTARLVRFSQVINKGCGGLQVLNHFGYSVHSQIFNPDSLYIRGNFLPISIVNLMGKRPKGDYYLFIGRLSGEKGIETLFKAFKALETESVLKIAGTGPLSEKLRSQYEADISIEFVGFVSGTKKNNMIAAAKALIIPSEWHEVFPITLLEANFCFTPVIASRIGGLPDMIIENKTGLLFESGDELDLKNKLQWCEENPELLKQMGDASRKYAEKHFGEEENYEHLIMIYKKLISRFKGLSK from the coding sequence GTGGAAAATGAAAAAAAAATGCTCGAAGATAGAGGGCATTTAGTGTACACGTTTTTTATTCATAGCAAAGAAATAAAAGAATACAGATTTACAGATAAATTGCTGTTGCTTCCTAGAATTGTGTATAATGAAAAGATCCTTAAAAAAATAAAAAAAAATATTGCAGGAAAGAAGATTGACATTGTACATATTCATAATATTTGGCCGCTTGTGTCCCCTTCTGTTTTTTTTCTTTTTAATAAGCTAAATATTCCCTACCTTCAGACAATTCATAATTACCGGTACCTTACAGCTAACGCCCTCCTTTATAAGGATGATGTAAGACCACCTGGAAATCGCCTGGTAATCAAAAGGAGGAAATATAATTGTTATAAGAGTAGCTGGATCTTAACCTTTATGTATTGGTTAACAGCTCGATTAGTTCGATTTTCTCAGGTGATCAACAAAGGATGTGGCGGACTACAAGTTCTAAATCATTTTGGATATTCCGTTCACAGTCAGATCTTTAACCCTGATAGTCTATACATCAGGGGGAATTTTCTTCCAATCTCGATAGTAAACCTAATGGGAAAAAGACCTAAGGGTGACTATTACCTTTTTATAGGAAGACTCTCAGGGGAAAAAGGTATAGAGACCTTGTTTAAGGCATTTAAAGCACTTGAGACAGAATCTGTTTTAAAAATCGCTGGAACTGGTCCCTTGTCTGAAAAATTACGTTCACAATACGAAGCAGACATATCCATTGAGTTTGTTGGTTTTGTCAGTGGTACAAAAAAAAACAATATGATTGCAGCAGCAAAAGCTCTTATTATTCCTTCTGAATGGCATGAGGTGTTTCCAATCACATTATTAGAAGCTAATTTTTGTTTTACACCAGTTATAGCATCTCGTATTGGCGGTTTGCCTGATATGATCATTGAAAATAAAACAGGATTGTTATTTGAGAGTGGTGATGAGCTTGATTTGAAAAATAAACTTCAGTGGTGTGAGGAGAATCCAGAACTATTGAAGCAGATGGGGGATGCGTCAAGGAAGTATGCTGAAAAACATTTCGGTGAAGAAGAAAACTATGAACATTTGATAATGATATATAAAAAATTGATTTCTCGTTTCAAGGGATTAAGTAAATGA